One Dreissena polymorpha isolate Duluth1 chromosome 9, UMN_Dpol_1.0, whole genome shotgun sequence genomic window carries:
- the LOC127844690 gene encoding uncharacterized protein LOC127844690 isoform X1 produces MSTLEEIMNMDQSMPYDKSARGRVVFASSPETYTNANGETKQSKSVAIADDKKAVKVVSYDPTQFNKLIEGKTIMLRNFIRRDGYIILTRTSRLFPTQEIEVPDSRVQEGKALVNPPAAPMVSLREALRSPPKTKTTVCRKVIQDEEERDILVGKSKSPTKMKTIYIQDETVDRVKVALWRNTNKNVRTGDFVKITYLTIHTYQTKYTTETSFNSTYTTSVTKVEPPTVHVTLTVISACAQDDVTELLLSDDSVRAIPSQLLMAALPQELEEVLDPESFFAERKTNLRLQLKGSEVLSVKLQ; encoded by the exons ATGTCAACCTTAGAAGAAATCATGAACATGGACCAAAGCATGCCCTATGACAAGTCTGCAAGGGGCAGAGTTGTGTTTGCAAGCAGTCCAGAGACATATACTAATGCCAATGGTGAGACAAAGCAGTCAAAGTCTGTTGCTATAGCAGATGACAAAAAAGCTGTGAAAGTTGTGTCGTATGACCCAACCCAATTCAACAAACTTATTGAAGGTAAAACAATAATGTTGAGAAATTTCATCCGAAGGGATGGGTATATCATTCTAACCCGAACATCTAGACTGTTCCCAACACAAGAAATTGAAGTCCCTGACAGCAGAGTACAAGAGGGTAAGGCTCTTGTCAATCCACCAGCGGCTCCTATGGTTTCATTGAGAGAAGCACTAAGGtcacctccaaaaaccaaaacaACTGTTTGCCGGAAAGTCATTCAG GATGAAGAAGAGCGCGACATCCTGGTAGGAAAGTCGAAAAGTCCGACAAAGATGAAAACAATTTACATACAGGATGAAACGGTGGACAGAGTAAAAGTGGCTTTGTGGAGAAACACTAACAAAAACGTCAGAACTGGGGATTTCGTCAAAATCACTTATTTGACAATACACACTTACCAAACAAAGTACACAACTGAAACCAGCTTCAATTCTACCTACACAACTTCAGTTACT AAAGTCGAACCACCAACTGTACATGTGACACTTACAGTAATTAGTGCCTGTGCACAAGATGACGTTACAGAACTTCTCCTCAGTGATGACTCTGTGAGGGCAATTCCTTCACAATTATTAATGGCTGCCCTTCCACAAGAACTTGAAGAAGTATTGGATCCAGAATCTTTCTTTGCAGAGCGAAAAACAAACTTAAGGCTGCAATTAAAAGGATCGGAAGTACTTTCAGTGAAACTTCAGTAA